A single region of the Deefgea piscis genome encodes:
- a CDS encoding sodium-dependent transporter, translating into MMTTRSTWGSKLGFILAAAGSAIGLGAIWKFPYVTAMNGGGVFILLFLLFSFTLGLAQMIVELTLGRSAQTGPVGMFRQLAGKAWPLIGLMGIFAGFVLYSFYSVIGGWTIGYLALAIDGSVVTSNTQELKSIFTGFVSHPYWPILAHAAFVLATLGIVIGGVEKGIERASKCLMPALFLMMLILIGRVLTLPGAWEGVKLFFTPDLTKLTPTMAMDALGLAFFSLSLGTGGMIAYGSYLKQQTPVLHSAAWVVGLSCAVAVLAGLMIFPALHVFGLDPAAGPGLTFMTMPVVFASLPFGQLWAMVFFALLTLAALTSSVSMLELIATLFLDEFKLPRRPVILVLSLVVFLCGIPASLSFGTWSGVTWWGKNIFELMDYSVANLMMPIGGIAVALFAGWRVWPHVAQLCGLTGGALWGLKWSCRVLAPLSIGVLLLKNL; encoded by the coding sequence ATGATGACAACTCGTTCGACTTGGGGCTCTAAGCTGGGTTTTATTTTGGCGGCCGCTGGCTCGGCCATTGGCTTGGGCGCGATTTGGAAATTCCCCTATGTCACCGCGATGAATGGCGGCGGCGTGTTTATTTTATTATTCCTGTTATTTAGTTTTACCCTCGGTTTGGCGCAGATGATCGTCGAATTGACGCTGGGCCGCAGCGCGCAAACGGGGCCGGTGGGCATGTTTCGCCAATTGGCGGGCAAGGCGTGGCCGCTGATTGGCTTAATGGGGATTTTTGCTGGGTTTGTTTTATATAGTTTTTACAGTGTGATTGGTGGCTGGACGATTGGGTATCTGGCGCTAGCGATTGACGGTAGTGTGGTTACTAGCAATACCCAAGAGCTAAAGTCTATTTTTACTGGCTTTGTGTCGCATCCCTATTGGCCGATTTTGGCGCATGCCGCTTTTGTTTTAGCCACGCTTGGCATTGTGATTGGCGGGGTAGAAAAAGGCATTGAGCGCGCCAGTAAATGTTTGATGCCGGCGTTGTTTTTGATGATGTTGATCTTGATTGGTCGAGTGTTAACCTTGCCCGGGGCATGGGAAGGGGTGAAGCTGTTTTTTACGCCTGACTTGACTAAGCTCACGCCGACGATGGCGATGGATGCTTTGGGCTTGGCGTTTTTCTCTTTGTCTTTAGGGACCGGCGGCATGATTGCGTATGGCTCTTACCTGAAGCAGCAAACGCCGGTCTTGCATTCTGCAGCGTGGGTGGTGGGTTTGTCGTGCGCGGTGGCGGTTTTGGCGGGCTTGATGATTTTTCCAGCGCTACATGTGTTTGGGCTCGATCCTGCGGCGGGGCCGGGTTTAACCTTTATGACCATGCCAGTGGTGTTTGCCAGCTTGCCGTTTGGCCAACTGTGGGCGATGGTCTTTTTTGCTTTACTGACGCTGGCCGCGCTGACGTCTTCGGTATCGATGCTCGAATTAATCGCGACGCTGTTTTTGGATGAATTTAAATTACCGCGTCGGCCTGTGATTTTAGTGTTGTCGCTGGTGGTGTTTTTGTGTGGTATTCCGGCATCGTTGTCGTTTGGGACATGGTCTGGTGTGACTTGGTGGGGAAAAAACATCTTTGAGCTGATGGATTACAGCGTGGCCAATTTAATGATGCCCATCGGCGGAATTGCCGTAGCGCTGTTTGCTGGCTGGCGAGTTTGGCCACATGTGGCGCAGCTCTGTGGCTTAACGGGCGGGGCGCTCTGGGGCTTAAAGTGGAGTTGCCGCGTGCTAGCGCCGCTGTCGATTGGCGTGTTATTACTCAAGAATTTATAA
- a CDS encoding D-alanyl-D-alanine carboxypeptidase family protein, giving the protein MKTRLIAALIALPSLAHAFVPPVPEIAAKSYYLYDKQSGQVLAARDPDMKIEPASLTKMMTAYITFKMVKEGKLKLDQTLLVSDKGWRTEGSRMYLDPKVPATVDDLIKGMIVQSGNDACVTLAEAIAGSEEIFAQLMNKEAKRLGLHNSFFTNSTGLPDPALLVTTSDLGRLATAIINDFPEYYPIYGIKEFKYNNISQPNRNLLLYRDPFVDGMKTGHTNSAGYNLVASSKRDGRRLISVVVGTTSPEVRATESSKLLNWGAQFFETPRLYTAKQAVQQVPVWKGKADTVGVGFMQDQYITVPKGDAAKLKIDLVSQQPLMAPIKEGQVVGTMKISLDGKVLSERKVVAIASVEQANIFGRAWDTIRLWWKGLFN; this is encoded by the coding sequence ATGAAAACCCGCCTGATTGCCGCCCTAATCGCCCTACCTAGCCTTGCCCACGCTTTTGTGCCGCCGGTTCCCGAAATTGCGGCCAAGTCGTATTACCTCTACGACAAGCAAAGCGGCCAAGTATTGGCTGCACGTGATCCGGACATGAAAATCGAGCCAGCATCGCTCACTAAAATGATGACAGCCTATATCACCTTTAAAATGGTGAAAGAAGGCAAACTCAAACTCGACCAAACCCTCTTGGTGTCGGATAAAGGCTGGCGCACCGAAGGTTCGCGCATGTATCTAGACCCTAAAGTCCCTGCGACCGTGGACGACCTAATCAAAGGCATGATCGTGCAAAGCGGTAACGACGCTTGCGTGACCTTGGCCGAAGCCATTGCCGGTAGCGAAGAAATATTTGCGCAATTGATGAACAAAGAAGCCAAACGCCTCGGTCTGCACAATTCATTCTTTACCAATAGCACCGGTTTACCCGACCCGGCCTTATTGGTGACGACCAGCGATTTAGGCCGTTTAGCCACTGCAATAATCAATGATTTCCCAGAGTACTATCCGATTTACGGTATTAAAGAATTCAAGTACAACAATATCAGCCAGCCTAATCGCAATTTATTGCTCTACCGCGACCCTTTTGTTGATGGCATGAAAACCGGCCACACCAACTCAGCAGGCTACAATCTTGTCGCATCCAGTAAACGCGATGGCCGCCGCTTGATTTCTGTCGTTGTTGGCACCACCAGCCCCGAAGTTCGCGCCACCGAGTCGTCAAAATTACTCAACTGGGGCGCACAATTTTTTGAAACGCCACGCCTTTACACCGCTAAACAAGCCGTACAGCAAGTGCCGGTATGGAAAGGGAAAGCTGACACCGTTGGCGTTGGCTTTATGCAAGACCAATACATCACCGTACCCAAAGGCGATGCAGCAAAACTTAAAATTGATTTAGTCAGCCAACAGCCTTTAATGGCGCCGATCAAAGAAGGTCAAGTGGTAGGCACGATGAAAATCAGCTTAGACGGCAAAGTGCTCTCTGAACGCAAAGTAGTGGCGATTGCTTCAGTTGAACAAGCCAATATTTTTGGCCGTGCATGGGATACGATTCGTTTGTGGTGGAAAGGTTTATTTAACTAA
- a CDS encoding VF530 family protein — translation MYNQDPQHGITLEKMLTDLVDHFGWEELARRIPIKCFSNDPSIKSSLTFLRRTPWARAQVEQLDARMRR, via the coding sequence ATGTACAACCAAGACCCGCAGCATGGCATTACCTTAGAAAAAATGCTCACCGACCTAGTTGATCATTTTGGTTGGGAAGAACTCGCCCGGCGTATTCCGATCAAGTGTTTTTCCAATGACCCGTCGATCAAATCGAGCCTCACTTTTTTACGCCGCACGCCATGGGCGCGCGCGCAAGTCGAGCAACTTGACGCGCGCATGCGGCGCTAA
- a CDS encoding M15 family metallopeptidase, producing the protein MPRLRAGLFFGLLSATTWAAIQPLTAADCADLLDNGVLSAANPVPCERLQRVSFSHLDLQGQLSTGQLIVLDAVAPQVAALMLALRAAKFPLQSALPLTQFKGNDVLSMNANNSSALNGRAVTAGQNWSKHAYGVAIDVNPLQNPYVSFADDGTALILPAASAKAFLNRAEFRAGKPRRSGMVNEAVAHLFAQYGFMTWGGDWDSPIDYQHFEIGSRAFIEQLITLDPAAAQASFQQYADRYRQCAASETGSLSEIRAVCVAKVRQ; encoded by the coding sequence ATGCCGCGATTAAGAGCTGGGCTGTTTTTCGGGCTATTGTCTGCCACGACATGGGCGGCGATACAGCCTTTAACGGCGGCTGATTGTGCTGATTTACTCGACAATGGCGTATTGAGTGCTGCCAATCCAGTGCCGTGCGAGCGATTGCAGCGGGTGAGTTTTTCGCATCTTGATTTGCAGGGGCAGTTAAGCACAGGGCAGTTGATCGTGCTCGATGCGGTGGCGCCGCAAGTCGCGGCTTTGATGTTGGCATTGCGCGCGGCAAAGTTTCCGCTGCAATCAGCGCTGCCATTGACGCAATTTAAGGGCAATGATGTGTTGTCGATGAATGCCAATAACAGCAGTGCGTTGAATGGTCGCGCGGTGACAGCAGGCCAAAATTGGTCCAAACATGCGTATGGCGTGGCGATTGATGTGAACCCTTTGCAAAATCCGTATGTGAGTTTTGCTGACGATGGTACGGCGCTGATTTTGCCGGCAGCCAGTGCCAAGGCCTTTTTAAATCGCGCTGAGTTTCGCGCCGGTAAACCGCGCCGTAGCGGGATGGTGAATGAGGCGGTGGCGCATTTATTTGCGCAATATGGGTTTATGACTTGGGGTGGGGATTGGGATTCGCCAATTGATTATCAGCATTTTGAGATTGGGAGCCGCGCGTTCATTGAGCAGTTAATCACGCTTGATCCAGCTGCTGCGCAGGCGAGCTTTCAGCAATATGCCGATCGCTATCGGCAATGCGCCGCAAGTGAAACGGGTAGCCTGAGTGAAATTAGAGCGGTTTGCGTGGCCAAGGTGAGGCAATAA
- a CDS encoding oligogalacturonate-specific porin KdgM family protein, with the protein MKIKYLVALACSAIAIQAHATSIDFRGGYKTGSEKYESRILLSHEMANGFGGGVEYSMSNTSLPGEGIDQMNWTDTEFELYYKHKLNAAVTLQPGFLVQTVKNKGEAYKAYIRANWEFAPTWRFDSRLRYDFKGWSEKDLNGKFEHDEVVRADFWLQKSFNEKTSGYYNFRVDHKLNDFEYVNNSSNYYEHNIGLGYKLTPSVRVYTEVGYLGETANKQHDAEWRVRFGSTYSF; encoded by the coding sequence ATGAAGATTAAATACCTTGTCGCTCTGGCTTGCAGCGCAATTGCCATTCAAGCGCACGCAACGAGCATCGATTTCCGTGGCGGCTACAAAACGGGTAGCGAAAAATACGAATCACGCATCTTATTGAGCCACGAAATGGCCAATGGTTTTGGTGGTGGTGTTGAGTACTCTATGAGCAATACCAGCCTGCCAGGTGAAGGGATTGATCAAATGAACTGGACCGATACTGAATTTGAACTGTATTACAAACACAAACTCAATGCTGCTGTGACTTTGCAACCTGGTTTCTTGGTGCAAACGGTTAAAAACAAAGGCGAAGCTTACAAAGCCTACATCCGTGCTAACTGGGAGTTTGCCCCAACTTGGCGCTTTGACAGCCGTTTGCGTTACGACTTTAAAGGCTGGTCAGAAAAAGACTTGAACGGCAAGTTTGAACACGACGAAGTGGTTCGTGCTGACTTCTGGTTGCAAAAATCATTCAACGAAAAAACCAGCGGTTACTACAACTTCCGTGTAGATCACAAACTCAATGACTTTGAATACGTGAACAACAGCAGCAACTACTACGAACACAATATTGGTTTGGGTTACAAGCTCACGCCTTCAGTTCGCGTTTACACCGAAGTCGGTTACTTGGGCGAAACCGCTAACAAACAGCACGATGCTGAATGGCGCGTTCGTTTTGGTAGCACTTACAGCTTCTAA
- a CDS encoding copper-binding protein has translation MKKGLICTGALLLALSLPVFASSAEELVAASAPGAVTLLEAVKANGTIAAIDAATRKVTLKNEAGQTMSVMAGEGVKNFDKLKVGDKVKAEYMQVLTLELLGPGSNVRERITETSKASAPAAKAGGFVGEQVTVVGNVIGVDAKKHTVRVQGVNRTVTLKVRDPAQLKLIKKGDQIKGTYTQALAMLVTAAK, from the coding sequence ATGAAAAAAGGTTTAATTTGCACGGGTGCTTTGTTGCTTGCTTTGTCTTTGCCGGTTTTTGCGTCAAGCGCTGAAGAGTTGGTGGCGGCTTCGGCGCCGGGCGCGGTGACTTTGCTTGAGGCGGTAAAGGCCAATGGCACGATTGCGGCCATTGATGCGGCAACGCGTAAAGTGACGTTAAAAAATGAAGCTGGCCAAACGATGAGCGTGATGGCCGGTGAAGGGGTTAAAAACTTTGATAAGCTCAAAGTCGGCGACAAAGTAAAAGCTGAATATATGCAAGTGCTGACTTTGGAATTGCTTGGCCCAGGCTCGAACGTGCGTGAACGGATTACTGAAACCAGTAAAGCTTCAGCGCCAGCAGCCAAAGCAGGTGGTTTTGTTGGCGAGCAGGTGACTGTGGTGGGCAATGTGATTGGTGTCGATGCTAAAAAACATACGGTTCGCGTGCAAGGCGTGAATCGCACCGTGACTTTAAAAGTGCGTGATCCTGCGCAATTGAAATTGATCAAAAAAGGCGATCAAATCAAAGGTACTTACACGCAAGCTTTGGCGATGCTGGTCACTGCCGCCAAATAA
- a CDS encoding DUF502 domain-containing protein — MLLQRGLKSVLTTWLSGLLALLPFLLTISLLAWVVNLLNDYLGPKSLVGQLFSIIGQPVVDHPVFGYLIGWVMLLGAIYPLGILVRSRLKKPLAALVDSTVRRIPVIGSFYNMADRFVGLLDQKQDADIGAMSPVWCLFGGDGVAVLALMPNPVPIEIDGREYQAILVPTAPVPIGGGLLYIPKEWIRPANIGVDKLTSIYVSMGITPPPSLKKASQMAPVIYPDPRAL, encoded by the coding sequence ATGCTGTTACAGCGTGGTTTAAAAAGTGTGTTGACCACTTGGTTGTCGGGTCTATTGGCTTTGCTACCTTTTTTACTCACTATTTCGCTGTTGGCGTGGGTGGTGAATTTACTCAATGATTATTTAGGGCCAAAAAGCTTAGTGGGGCAGTTGTTTTCGATTATTGGTCAGCCGGTGGTGGATCATCCGGTATTTGGGTATTTAATTGGTTGGGTGATGTTGCTGGGGGCGATTTATCCTTTGGGTATTTTGGTGCGCTCTCGATTAAAAAAACCATTAGCGGCACTGGTCGATAGTACGGTGCGGCGTATTCCGGTGATTGGTAGTTTTTATAATATGGCCGATCGTTTTGTGGGTTTGCTCGATCAAAAGCAAGACGCTGATATTGGCGCGATGAGCCCAGTTTGGTGTTTGTTTGGCGGGGATGGCGTGGCGGTCTTGGCCTTGATGCCCAATCCTGTGCCGATTGAGATTGATGGCCGCGAGTATCAAGCGATTTTAGTGCCGACCGCACCAGTGCCGATTGGCGGTGGTTTGTTGTATATCCCCAAGGAATGGATACGCCCAGCCAATATTGGCGTGGATAAACTGACCAGTATTTATGTGTCGATGGGGATTACGCCACCGCCGTCACTGAAAAAAGCCAGCCAAATGGCACCCGTGATTTATCCGGACCCACGGGCGTTATAA